CTGTTGCGAGTATCGGGGACGTTAGCAGCAATGATATCTATCTTGCCATTCAGGGAATTCGTCAATGGAATTTCAAGAGTACAAAGCATGTTAAGGAAGCCAATGAGGCggaattgttttatttgaagGCTTGCGACTTCTTGCCGaacaaaacattaaaacaaaagcttATTTGCGAGATCTGTCAGCAGGAGACTTCATCCGATCATGTGCTCCAAGTACATATGCACAAAGTGCACAACATTGGCGACTTGCCCTTTAAGTGCCCTTCGTGTGAGCGGAGATTTGTTGCACGCAGCGAAATGGCAACACATATGCAACGTGTGCATATTGGTAAGACACACAAGTGCAATTACTGCGAGAGATCATTCGCCGTTAACTCAGATCTTCGCGTGCATATGCGCACACACACGGGCAATAGCATACTGTGTGAGCTATGCGGCAAGGCCTTCAGATTAAAATACCAGCTGAAGGCACATATCACAGCCATACACACTAAAATAAGGGCCTTTAAGTGTACCATGTGTCCAAAGGACTTCATAAAAAAGGTCGATCTTAAGGACCACATCAaaagtcatttaaatatacgtGATAAAATCTGTTCAACATGTGGCAAAGGCTTTACTAGCTGCCACTCGCTTATTAGGCATCGACAAATACACTCGGATATCAAGAAATTCGTTTGCAAACTTTGTGATGCGCGATTCTCTCAATTTGTTGGCCTAAATTCTCATATGAAACGTACACACAACATTGTACGCAATAGTGCTCAGAAATCAGCTGAAACTATAGTAGCAGACGAAACAgctacttaaaaatatataaattgaacaaataaactaaatagTATCTTGTGTTtctgcatatttaaaaaaaaaagtttcgaTAGCAAGTAGGCGCCACTATAATCGATAGGTTGTGATTATAATCGTAAATATCTGTTCGCTATGCAACACTTCTCTGCCAACAGCTGGACTGAGCTGAGCGCATTGGATTTTGGCatacatttgttgtttttgttagttaaaCCAAAACAATAATGGAGATATGCGGCAGCATTATCACCAATACGGACTATAAACAATTCTACTTAACGTGCTTATATTGTTCAACTCAAACCGATCTGAAGGACTGGGCGCAATTCGCGTCCCACATTAAGAATGATCATTCATTGAATGACGAGACGGACAAGGAAAATGTAAAACTTGAGAaagttttaaaacaaaacgacGAGTATTACTCAGATACAGAGAGCATACATGAAGAACACATTGCTTGGGTCCACGATGATGTGGAATTTGATGTAAGTTGGTAAATTTACAGTTTGCTCGCCTTGtaacaatatacatattttgccACAGGAAAATTACGAATATCTTGAAGAAGCGGAATATGACGCGCATTCCGAAAATGCGATTGCGGCGAGTGATTACTGTACCTCCACGGACCAGAATGAACTTCTAGACAATGCGGCACAATTCACCACACTGGATGATGATGTGCAATTCGATATTCAGCAGGAACCAGATCTGAGAGATCAGGCTGAAGTAATAACTGAGCACCTAACAGACTCCTCATCTGACTATGATGATGACTTTAGGCGGGAGCTCGAATGCAGTTCTAGTGATTCTGATGATTCCGACGACCCTACTGAAAAACGGAGCAGAAACAAGCCATTGACTTTGAAGCGCAAAGTATGGCAATGAAATACGTTAAATACGGATTGTAAAagtaatatatgtacatttcattttcagttgaAAGTATCGTTTCTTCGGCACAATCCACGGGTATTGCACTTTATTGAAGCATTTAAGGATCACCCCTACCTCTGGAATCGAGATCATCCATTATTTCAGGACGAAACTGCTAAAAGTGAGGCCTACAATACAATAAGTAAAGTTATGGATAAGAAGGCCAATGTGCTGTTCACGAAAGGCGAATTGAGGAAAAGCATAGATCAATTGCTGAATCAATACGCCATTGCTGCCCAAAATGCTGAGGAGAAGAAATTGTCTGGAATTGCTGCGCGATACTTCAGAAGATGTCAGTTTCTCTCAACTTCCAATTGCTCTGCAGAATTGGACGACGAGGAGGGCAAAACGGATGTAATACAGGTAACAACTTTGCTATTAAAACAATTGACATTcagataaaaatattaacattttgcaGCTGGACTTTAAAAGCATCAACGACATGACAACCAGCTTTATTGAAGCCTATGGCAACTTTCCGGTGCTCTACGACAGCTCTTTGCCAGAATTCAAGTGTGTAACAACCCGATCAGAAGCTTACATTAAAATCTCAGAGCAACTGGCACCTTCTATGCGCGTCAATGAGACAGAAGTGCACATGGGCATTGTAAGATTACGGAAATGGGCTTATATGTGTCTGAGACGCGTTAAGTCGAAAGTCTTGCAAAGACCCTGCAACAAAGCCGAATTGCATTACTTACAGCTCTGCAGCTTCCTGCCACCTAAAGCAGAGAGCTTTGTTGTTAGCTGCGAATACTGCGACAAACGATTCTTTATTGACTACAGTCTGCGTGCTCACATGGTCAAAGCGCATAACATTGGTGAACTGCCCTACCTCTGTTCACAGTGTCCGCGTCGTTTTATGAATGCTACCGACATGGAGCGCCATAAGTTGCGGCAGCACTGTGAAAAGATGCTTAAGTGTGACTACTGTGATAGCACCTTCTCGCTGCAGGCCGATCTGAAGGTTCACATACGCTGCCACACCGGCGAAAAGCCGTACATCTGTGAGTTGTGCGGAAAGGGCTTTAGACTGAAACTATTACTCGACTATCACATCAATGGAACGCATCTTGACTTGCGCCCTTACGCATGTGACTTATGTCCCAAAAAGTTTCGGAAGAGAATTCTGCTAAAGACCCATATGAAGAGTCATCTCAATATCAGGGATAAGAAGTGCGACGATTGCGGCGCTACATTTACGTGTCCAGCCGGTTTTAGTCGGCATCGCAAAACTCACCAAAACCCATCTTAAGTTAAGAAACCctgttaataatttattacatacataaaaagtTAACATTtcgaaagcaaaacacaatttCTGTTATTAATAAAGATAAATTACTTATTCCCATTTGATATAAtggaatattaattattttttataaatatattactattcATATAAATGACAGTATTGGCGGGtattgtttttgaattttcacAACACTGTTTATCAGCTGGTGGCATATGTATCGATAAGTTAATTGGAGATTTAagatgcaacaacaatttgtgttttgtttgtttataatttgcaaatttaaagcCATCTGctaaaaacaatattcaatgTGCTCAAAATGGTGGTTTGTGGAACTCTTCTCGTTCGCAACAATTACAAAGAGTTCTTTTTGAGCTGCTCGCATTGCCAACACGATTGCAACGTTGAAGTAAATCTGGAAAAGTGGCAAGAGTTCATTTTACACATTAGAAATGCACACAAAGTGCGTTTCGAAGATGATGATAAAATATCATGCAGTAGAACCGTCGAGCATAAAACTCAATCAATGCCAAACGAAGACAGTAGTGAAACTGAAATCAATGATAATGATGTCGAGTTTGAAGAGGATGATGACAATAAGGATTGTTTAGCCGAGGAAGCATTTGTTGATTTGCCAAGCGGTCTGACTTGCGAAGATGAggacgataacgataacgacaGCGAGCTCAATACTGATGATGAGGTAAAGTTACAGTTAATAGTTTCATAATCgattgttattaattaattcaaatttttatttatttagatgtTAGAGAAATGCCCTATTATGGCCGTGTCTTGCCTTATGGATGATAATTCTCTAACTGAGCAGAGCGGCGAAAAGAAACACTTTGCGCCAACAGTAAAAGTAAgaattttatgaattaaaaacaaatccTTAAATGCTTATAGTATTATTCTTAGTTCAATCCTACATTTTATCGCCGCAATCCGCGAATCACACAGTTTATTGAACTATATAAGGGACATCCGTGTCTATGGGATCCCAAAAATGCTGCATATAAAAACAAGGAAAAACGCAGTGCAGCATACGCCAACTTAATTGATCAGCTAAAAGCCAGTGTAAATGTTCATCTCACACATTACAAGCTGAAGAAATGCATATCGAGTCTTCATAGTCAATATGCAGTGATAACACGTCAAAAACGTACAAAGAAATTGACGAAGTTACCATTGTATTATCATGAAATGTATAGTTTCCTAGGGAAACGCTGTGATCTTGATGATGCGGAAAGCGACGAGGACAGTGACGAGAATAAAATTAAGGTACtgcattcattaaatattgtatgatTTCATATACTTATTTTTTCTAAACTTTGTATTACAGCTATCGTTTATTGAATCAAACCATTTGACAACATACTTCATAGAGTTGTATGCTAAGTTTCCGCAATTATACGATTCAACAAACAAGGAGTTCGCTAATCTTCAGGAACGAAAAAGAGCATACATCGAAATGACTGATCTGCTCACCAAGGAGATTCCACTTGGCATCATTACCCACTATGATGTTTATGACAGTGTGCTCTATTTGCGTCAATGGTATTCCCGCAAAATCAAAGGACTAACAGAGACCCAAACAGTTGGATTGTTGAGGGCCGAAAAACATTACATTGAGACATGCAAGGGCTTCCTGAAAACGACAACATTCCGCCAGAAAATTCCATGTGACGTCTGTCAAAATAGCTTCAGCACCGATCACGCTCTACAGGCACATCAGTTTCGTGCTCATAAGGTTGGCGATGGCGGCTGGTTTAAGTGCACGCTGTGCGAGAATCATTTCGAGCGTCGTTGTCATTTACAGCAGCATAATCAACGTGTTCACATGGGCAAAACATTTAACTGCAGTTTATGTGATCGCAGCTTCTCATTTGCCAGTCAACTGAGTGCACATATGCGTACCCATGATGATAGCCACATAGCCAAACCATTTGTCTGCGAATTCTGTGGTAAATCGTTTaagcaaaaaattcaaatgagCAACCATGTGACAGCAGTTCATACCAAAATTCGGGCATTTAAATGCGCTATGTGCCCCAAGGATTTTCTAACGAAACGGGACCTCAAAGATCACATTAAAGCGCATCTAAACATACGAGACAAGGTGTGCGAAATTTGTCAAAAGTCGTTCACCAACGCCAATGCACTCGTGAAGCATCGCCACATCCATCGGGAGAAAACACTTCAGTGCAGTCTCTGCAATACCAAGTTCTCCGAGCGTGTGAGTCTTGGTGTGCACATGAAGCGTACTCACAAAATCATTCGGAATAATGCGAAAGCTCCCGAGGCACCGGAAACCACActgcaaacacaaacattCCCAAAAGCcgaaaataattcaaataaataaaacgttgCATGCAAAACTAAAACCGATTCGTTAGTTTGAATGAAGTTACGTTTGGCTATTTTACAACACTGATCGCAATCAGCTGCTGTTCATCAGCCGCATAGCAAAGACAGCTGATGTTGTTTTGGTGAAACAGCGGCGTGCAACTTGACGACGATTACGTATGTACTGCATACATTGCTGACAATGAGACGTTTGCTTGGCAGACTTTGGAAGCATCGCGATGCAGTTGTTTTGCAAACATTTCCACGTTCATTGATTAATGGCAGCTGGAGTTGTGCTAGTTCCCGCTGGTTTTCGAGCAGTGTTAAACCAAATCCCAGTCAGGGTGAGCAGGCCCATTGCAATGTTGGCACTATTGGGCATGTGGATCACGGCAAGACAACATTAACGGCAGCCATTACCAAGATCCAATCTGGTAAGGGTCTGGCTGACTATGTATCCTACGACCAGATCGATCGAGCGCCTGAAGAAAAGGCACGCGGCATCACAATTAATGCCTGCCACATTGGCTATGCCACCAAGGAACGCACCTATGCACACACCGACTGTCCCGGTCATGCGGATTACATCAAGGTGAGTTGTGTATCATTGAGCACACAATTGGTgtaatgtattatattttatagaacaTGATTTCTGGTGCCTCGCAAATGGATGGTGCAATTCTGGTGGTTGCAGCCACAGATGGACAAATGCCACAGACGCGCGAGCATTTGCTGCTCGCCAAGCAAGTAGGTATTGAACGCATTGTGGTGTTCATCAACAAAGCCGATTTGGTGGATCAAGAAGTGCTCGAGCTAGTCGAGATTGAGATGCGTGAAATGTTAACGGACTTTGGTTTTGATGGCGTCAACAGCCCAGTTATTTGTGGCTCTGCGTTGCTAGCACTGCGTGGTGATCAGTCCAGTTTCGGTGTGCCGGCTATCGAGCAGCTTTTGCAACATTGTGATAACTATATTCCCACGCCCAAACGTGACACAACTGCTCCGTTTATTCTACCCATTGATAATGCATTTACGGTGCCCGGTCGCGGCACAGTTGTCGTTGGCACCATCAAACGTGGCACCATTCTGCGCAATGCCGATGCTGATCTGCTGGGTTTTAATCAAAACCTTAAGACCACCGTCAGTGATATACAGATCTTCCGGAAGAGCGTTCCTCAGGCGTTGGCGGGAGAGAATGTGGGCGCTTTACTGCGTGGTATTAAGATTTCAGCGGTGGAACGAGGCATGTTGTTGTGTGCCACCGGCTCTGAGAATATATCCAATCACTTCGAGGCGTCAATGTATTTGCTATCGCGTGCCGAGGGTGGACGTGTCAAACCCATGCTCTCCAAGTACATTCAACAACTGTTCAGCATGACTTGGAACACGCCGGCTCGTATTGATATGGGTAAGCTAGGAAGTTCTTTAATGAAAAAACATACTGagtagtatacatatatttcttgcaGTGCCACACGAATCCATGTTGATGCCGGGCGAGCATAGCAAAGTGCGTGTGACGCTGATGCGCAAGATGGTCATGACGCCGGGACAAGCGTTTACAATTCGCGAGAATGGAATGACTGTGGCAACGGGCATGATTACACAACGATTACCATCCCTCGATTTGCCCAAGAACAAGTTGTCCAAGGCGACAATTGAATGCTAAATAAGAGTTTTCGTTTATTGAGACGAGTATTCTAGATCGCCTTAgtacaaattcatttgtttaatttcagtgtacatgtgtatgtatatatttaataaataaatacatattaatcaTATTCATAATCAAAGAAATGCCAACAGTtggtttcaattaaattatacatgTTTGCAGAAATCACTCTTTGAATCGCGCTAAGTGAGAATACACATTAATACATAGAAATAGgtaaatttcacaaaaaaaaaagaatacataAATGGAATACAGCTTCGTTACAGAGCCAAAAAGACactctttatatatatactatagtatatattattattgtattgtattattgttaaatgtgtgtatatagttATCTTAACACTTTACAAGTCTCTGAATTGCAAACGTTTAAGGCAACATATCGGCCTTTGTATACATAGAGTTTCGTTTATCATTTACTATATAATTCATCTTTCACATTTCTTTAAgtacttttttctttctaaGTTAAGGTACaaggttttttatttattgcaacttaggaatgcttttgttttctacGTTTTGAGAGTCTAACTCCCGGCACACAGGCGATTTAAACatactaaataattatttctgATATTGGTTTCGAACCAATTTGAATTCAAGGATTTGTCGATAAGGGGCTCATTTTAAACTAAACAGGAACTACATTTAGGCAATTGCTAGGCTCTCTAATCAAACATTTCactaacattttcttttttttttttttgttttagctaatttaaattgtattaactTAGGAgggtttatttaatattaaaaacaaaatgcaatgaCGGTCAAATGGCAACGATAAACTAATGCTGACAAAAATACACACGACGCTatacaaaacatttatatCTTTGTGAGGAATTCGTCCAAATTTAAATGCGACGGCAACTCAATCTCCTCCAACTTGATGTCGCTGTACTTGAACATTACCTTGAAGGGATGTATGAACTTTTGATCCATCGTAAACT
This is a stretch of genomic DNA from Drosophila albomicans strain 15112-1751.03 chromosome 3, ASM965048v2, whole genome shotgun sequence. It encodes these proteins:
- the LOC117570936 gene encoding zinc finger protein 486, translating into MEICGSIITNTDYKQFYLTCLYCSTQTDLKDWAQFASHIKNDHSLNDETDKENVKLEKVLKQNDEYYSDTESIHEEHIAWVHDDVEFDENYEYLEEAEYDAHSENAIAASDYCTSTDQNELLDNAAQFTTLDDDVQFDIQQEPDLRDQAEVITEHLTDSSSDYDDDFRRELECSSSDSDDSDDPTEKRSRNKPLTLKRKLKVSFLRHNPRVLHFIEAFKDHPYLWNRDHPLFQDETAKSEAYNTISKVMDKKANVLFTKGELRKSIDQLLNQYAIAAQNAEEKKLSGIAARYFRRCQFLSTSNCSAELDDEEGKTDVIQLDFKSINDMTTSFIEAYGNFPVLYDSSLPEFKCVTTRSEAYIKISEQLAPSMRVNETEVHMGIVRLRKWAYMCLRRVKSKVLQRPCNKAELHYLQLCSFLPPKAESFVVSCEYCDKRFFIDYSLRAHMVKAHNIGELPYLCSQCPRRFMNATDMERHKLRQHCEKMLKCDYCDSTFSLQADLKVHIRCHTGEKPYICELCGKGFRLKLLLDYHINGTHLDLRPYACDLCPKKFRKRILLKTHMKSHLNIRDKKCDDCGATFTCPAGFSRHRKTHQNPS
- the LOC117571941 gene encoding uncharacterized protein LOC117571941, with translation MVVCGTLLVRNNYKEFFLSCSHCQHDCNVEVNLEKWQEFILHIRNAHKVRFEDDDKISCSRTVEHKTQSMPNEDSSETEINDNDVEFEEDDDNKDCLAEEAFVDLPSGLTCEDEDDNDNDSELNTDDEMLEKCPIMAVSCLMDDNSLTEQSGEKKHFAPTVKFNPTFYRRNPRITQFIELYKGHPCLWDPKNAAYKNKEKRSAAYANLIDQLKASVNVHLTHYKLKKCISSLHSQYAVITRQKRTKKLTKLPLYYHEMYSFLGKRCDLDDAESDEDSDENKIKLSFIESNHLTTYFIELYAKFPQLYDSTNKEFANLQERKRAYIEMTDLLTKEIPLGIITHYDVYDSVLYLRQWYSRKIKGLTETQTVGLLRAEKHYIETCKGFLKTTTFRQKIPCDVCQNSFSTDHALQAHQFRAHKVGDGGWFKCTLCENHFERRCHLQQHNQRVHMGKTFNCSLCDRSFSFASQLSAHMRTHDDSHIAKPFVCEFCGKSFKQKIQMSNHVTAVHTKIRAFKCAMCPKDFLTKRDLKDHIKAHLNIRDKVCEICQKSFTNANALVKHRHIHREKTLQCSLCNTKFSERVSLGVHMKRTHKIIRNNAKAPEAPETTLQTQTFPKAENNSNK
- the LOC117571942 gene encoding elongation factor Tu, which gives rise to MRRLLGRLWKHRDAVVLQTFPRSLINGSWSCASSRWFSSSVKPNPSQGEQAHCNVGTIGHVDHGKTTLTAAITKIQSGKGLADYVSYDQIDRAPEEKARGITINACHIGYATKERTYAHTDCPGHADYIKNMISGASQMDGAILVVAATDGQMPQTREHLLLAKQVGIERIVVFINKADLVDQEVLELVEIEMREMLTDFGFDGVNSPVICGSALLALRGDQSSFGVPAIEQLLQHCDNYIPTPKRDTTAPFILPIDNAFTVPGRGTVVVGTIKRGTILRNADADLLGFNQNLKTTVSDIQIFRKSVPQALAGENVGALLRGIKISAVERGMLLCATGSENISNHFEASMYLLSRAEGGRVKPMLSKYIQQLFSMTWNTPARIDMVPHESMLMPGEHSKVRVTLMRKMVMTPGQAFTIRENGMTVATGMITQRLPSLDLPKNKLSKATIEC